From a single Aquipuribacter nitratireducens genomic region:
- a CDS encoding glycoside hydrolase family 15 protein, giving the protein MRRCLWMLGEMNAVHSHVTGPTDPTGARDVPIGAYGFLSDGEVSALVAPGGSIDWMCVPRFDSPSVFGRLLGRLAGSFRVAPADTRVPAARRYLPGTMILETTWGTDSGWVVVRDALLMGPWHHDDDRSRTYRRTPTDYAAEHILLRTIRCVGGEAQMIMECEPVLDYGRRDVEWRYTGDSYHRAEAVADGAPASGIVLSSDMRIGFEGGRASTRTLLKNGEQRFVALTWNGAPPPDDYDAAYAKQVWTAHHWQRWLARGDFPDHPWRSYLQRSALTLKGLTYAPTGAIAAAGTTSLPETLGGARNYDYRYTWIRDATFALWGLYSLGFDWEALDFFAFIADIASEDEDLQIMYGIGGERELPESELDHLPGYAQSRPVRIGNAAYCQAQHDVWGALLDSVYLHARRVDHLDNRVWPMLELQVTQALKHWREPDAGIWEVRGPLRHFTSSKIMCWVAADRGARLAEIFGEHGKAAEWSAAADEIKADILEHGVDERGVLTQHYDTTALDASLLLAPLLRFLPADDPRIRATVLAIADELTVDDLVLRYKVDEIDDGFSGEEGTFTICSFWLVSALCEIDEFERARDLCAKLLSFAGPLELYAEELDHHTGQHLGNFPQAFTHLALINAVQHVIRLEGSRDE; this is encoded by the coding sequence GTGCGCCGGTGCCTCTGGATGCTCGGGGAGATGAACGCGGTCCACAGCCACGTCACCGGTCCGACCGACCCGACGGGGGCCCGGGACGTGCCCATCGGCGCGTACGGGTTCCTCAGCGACGGGGAGGTGTCCGCGCTCGTCGCCCCCGGCGGGTCCATCGACTGGATGTGCGTGCCCCGCTTCGACTCCCCGAGCGTGTTCGGGCGGCTGCTCGGCCGGCTCGCGGGCTCCTTCCGCGTCGCCCCCGCGGACACCCGCGTGCCCGCCGCGCGCCGGTACCTGCCCGGCACGATGATCCTCGAGACGACGTGGGGGACCGACAGCGGCTGGGTCGTCGTACGCGACGCCCTCCTCATGGGGCCCTGGCACCACGACGACGACCGCTCGCGCACCTACCGGCGGACGCCCACCGACTACGCCGCCGAGCACATCCTCCTGCGGACCATCCGCTGCGTCGGCGGTGAGGCTCAGATGATCATGGAGTGCGAGCCGGTGCTCGACTACGGCCGCCGCGACGTCGAGTGGCGCTACACGGGCGACTCCTACCACCGGGCCGAGGCCGTCGCGGACGGCGCGCCCGCGTCCGGCATCGTCCTCAGCTCCGACATGCGGATCGGCTTCGAGGGCGGTCGGGCGAGCACGCGGACCCTGCTGAAGAACGGTGAGCAGCGCTTCGTCGCGCTGACGTGGAACGGTGCGCCGCCACCGGACGACTACGACGCCGCCTACGCCAAGCAGGTGTGGACCGCGCACCACTGGCAGCGGTGGCTCGCCCGCGGGGACTTCCCGGACCACCCGTGGCGCAGCTACCTCCAGCGCAGCGCACTCACCCTCAAGGGCCTCACCTACGCACCGACCGGCGCCATCGCGGCCGCGGGGACGACGTCGCTGCCGGAGACCCTCGGCGGGGCGCGCAACTACGACTACCGGTACACGTGGATCCGCGACGCGACCTTCGCCCTGTGGGGGCTGTACTCCCTCGGCTTCGACTGGGAGGCGCTCGACTTCTTCGCGTTCATCGCGGACATCGCGAGCGAGGACGAGGACCTGCAGATCATGTACGGGATCGGCGGGGAGCGGGAGCTGCCCGAGAGCGAGCTCGACCACCTCCCGGGCTACGCGCAGTCGAGGCCCGTGCGGATCGGCAACGCCGCCTACTGCCAGGCGCAGCACGACGTGTGGGGCGCGCTGCTCGACTCCGTCTACCTCCACGCCCGACGGGTCGACCACCTCGACAACCGGGTCTGGCCGATGCTCGAGCTGCAGGTGACCCAGGCGCTCAAGCACTGGCGCGAACCCGACGCCGGCATCTGGGAGGTGCGTGGGCCGCTGCGGCACTTCACCTCGTCGAAGATCATGTGCTGGGTGGCGGCCGACCGCGGGGCACGCCTCGCGGAGATCTTCGGGGAGCACGGCAAGGCTGCCGAGTGGTCGGCGGCCGCCGACGAGATCAAGGCGGACATCCTCGAGCACGGCGTCGACGAGCGGGGGGTGCTGACCCAGCACTACGACACGACGGCCCTGGACGCCTCGCTGCTGCTCGCCCCGCTGCTCCGGTTCCTCCCGGCCGACGACCCGCGCATCCGTGCGACGGTCCTCGCGATCGCCGACGAGCTGACGGTCGACGACCTCGTCCTGCGCTACAAGGTCGACGAGATCGACGACGGCTTCTCCGGGGAGGAGGGCACCTTCACCATCTGCTCGTTCTGGCTGGTCTCGGCGCTGTGCGAGATCGACGAGTTCGAGCGCGCCCGCGACCTGTGCGCGAAGCTGCTGTCGTTCGCCGGCCCGCTCGAGCTCTACGCCGAGGAGCTCGACCACCACACGGGCCAGCACCTCGGCAACTTTCCCCAGGCCTTCACCCACCTCGCGCTCATCAACGCGGTGCAGCACGTCATCCGCCTGGAGGGGAGCCGGGATGAGTAG
- a CDS encoding GatB/YqeY domain-containing protein, translated as MSFVENLRADLTAAMRAGDALRVGTLRMVLTAVREVEVSGRTQRTLSDAEAQKVVAKEAKKRRESAQVYTDAGRPELAEREQAEAELLEQYLPQQLSPAELEALVDEVIAAEGYAGLQQMGAAMKAVNARVQGRADGGAVAALVRSRLT; from the coding sequence ATGTCGTTCGTGGAGAACCTCCGGGCGGATCTCACCGCCGCGATGCGCGCCGGCGACGCGCTGCGCGTCGGGACGCTGCGCATGGTCCTCACCGCCGTCCGCGAGGTCGAGGTGTCGGGGAGGACGCAGCGGACGCTGAGCGACGCGGAGGCGCAGAAGGTCGTCGCCAAGGAGGCGAAGAAGCGCCGCGAGTCCGCGCAGGTCTACACCGACGCGGGCCGCCCGGAGCTCGCCGAGCGGGAGCAGGCGGAGGCGGAGCTGCTCGAGCAGTACCTGCCGCAGCAGCTGTCGCCCGCCGAGCTCGAGGCGCTCGTCGACGAGGTGATCGCGGCCGAGGGCTACGCGGGCCTGCAGCAGATGGGCGCGGCCATGAAGGCGGTCAACGCCCGGGTGCAGGGTCGCGCCGACGGCGGCGCGGTCGCGGCGCTCGTCAGGTCCCGTCTGACCTGA
- a CDS encoding ERCC4 domain-containing protein, producing the protein MAPARQFLVARNPDASSSLPYLLRLPLGDGLVFRAKDTWPRTSAVYCHPVAASEWPAEPDLVEQVGVRSCARRGAAVDLVLDRSRENRSQLVWTRARGRQVVFWQSPRTRVKSRPDVRTPTARAAGVAQLEVVVDAHERYAYRFATQQVSVVRRALPCGDYATTHDGRLVASVERKSLPDLVSSLTSGRLALAVAELAALPRAAVVVEERYSQVFRQEHVRPAVVADGLAELQVRWPNVPVVFCDTRALAEEWTYRYLAAAYQWAAGEAAAATAVGVGDDAAAGPEAPEPSTAEVRAWARGAGIAVPDRGRLRPHVWVAWREAHGRA; encoded by the coding sequence GTGGCCCCCGCCCGGCAGTTCCTCGTCGCGCGCAACCCCGACGCCTCGTCGAGCCTGCCGTACCTGCTGCGCCTGCCGCTCGGCGACGGCCTCGTGTTCCGCGCGAAGGACACGTGGCCCCGCACGAGCGCGGTGTACTGCCATCCCGTGGCCGCCTCCGAGTGGCCGGCCGAGCCGGACCTCGTCGAGCAGGTGGGCGTGCGCTCGTGCGCGCGACGCGGGGCCGCCGTCGACCTCGTCCTCGACCGGAGCCGCGAGAACCGGTCCCAGCTGGTGTGGACGAGGGCCCGCGGCCGGCAGGTCGTGTTCTGGCAGTCCCCGCGCACGAGGGTCAAGTCCCGGCCCGATGTCCGCACGCCGACGGCGCGCGCCGCCGGTGTCGCACAGCTCGAGGTCGTCGTCGACGCCCACGAGCGCTACGCCTACCGCTTCGCCACCCAGCAGGTGAGCGTGGTCCGCCGGGCCCTGCCGTGCGGGGACTACGCGACCACGCACGACGGCCGGCTCGTCGCGTCGGTGGAGCGGAAGTCGCTCCCGGACCTCGTCTCCAGCCTCACGTCGGGTCGGCTCGCCCTCGCGGTCGCCGAGCTCGCGGCCCTGCCCCGCGCGGCCGTGGTGGTGGAGGAGCGGTACTCGCAGGTGTTCCGGCAGGAGCACGTGCGCCCTGCCGTCGTCGCCGACGGTCTCGCCGAGCTCCAGGTGCGGTGGCCGAACGTGCCGGTCGTGTTCTGCGACACCCGCGCCCTGGCCGAGGAGTGGACGTACCGCTACCTCGCGGCGGCGTACCAGTGGGCGGCCGGCGAGGCGGCTGCCGCAACGGCGGTCGGCGTGGGCGACGACGCAGCCGCAGGGCCCGAGGCGCCCGAGCCGAGCACGGCCGAGGTGCGCGCGTGGGCGCGCGGTGCGGGCATCGCCGTGCCCGACCGGGGTCGGCTGCGACCGCACGTGTGGGTGGCGTGGCGGGAGGCGCACGGCCGCGCGTAG
- a CDS encoding FMN-binding negative transcriptional regulator: MRHTPRYLMTEPDEVKQLVRANPWATVVSATSRGLVASHYPVMLDEGAPGIALVSHVGRPDDELHELGQHEVLVIVQGPHDYVSPSWYPPGDVVPTWNHVTAHLYGTPQVLDDEENYAALSALTDHFEAHRPGGRSLREDEAGTRRMAKGTVGFRLRVERFEARAKLSQNKAPEVVENVIAHLDDANPALAAEMRRTMG; encoded by the coding sequence GTGCGCCACACCCCCCGCTACCTCATGACGGAGCCCGACGAGGTCAAGCAGCTGGTCCGCGCCAACCCCTGGGCGACCGTCGTGTCCGCGACGAGCCGCGGGCTCGTGGCCTCGCACTACCCCGTGATGCTCGACGAGGGGGCCCCGGGCATCGCGCTGGTGAGCCACGTCGGGCGCCCGGACGACGAGCTCCACGAGCTCGGGCAGCACGAGGTCCTCGTCATCGTCCAGGGCCCGCACGACTACGTGTCGCCCAGCTGGTACCCGCCGGGCGACGTGGTGCCGACGTGGAACCACGTGACCGCGCACCTGTACGGCACACCGCAGGTCCTCGACGACGAGGAGAACTACGCGGCCCTCTCCGCCCTCACCGACCACTTCGAGGCGCACCGCCCGGGCGGACGTTCGTTACGGGAGGACGAGGCCGGCACCCGCAGGATGGCGAAGGGCACCGTCGGGTTCCGGCTCCGCGTCGAGCGGTTCGAGGCGCGAGCCAAGCTGAGCCAGAACAAGGCGCCCGAGGTCGTGGAGAACGTCATCGCGCACCTCGACGACGCCAACCCCGCGCTCGCGGCGGAGATGCGCCGCACCATGGGGTGA
- a CDS encoding formate/nitrite transporter family protein encodes MSVAPSPKEIYARSEREGERRLSMSLLEETSTGFIAGVTIVFGVVALGMAEELVLPAFGEGPAKLAGALAFAIGVVFLVVGRSELFTENFFDPVAKAIDARRRSTWLRLLRLWGVVLVLNFVGGAVMAFVFSVDGTLPEGAHDALDRVAEEIAAKSDLATFTRGVAAGTLLTLLSYLLNAVDSVGPRIALAYAVGFFLALGPFDHVVVSGLHVLMGVWLDGAVGYADVLRNVVLAGAGNLAGGLLLMTLTHTAQVRG; translated from the coding sequence GGGAGCGGCGGCTCTCGATGTCGCTGCTGGAGGAGACGTCGACCGGGTTCATCGCCGGCGTGACGATCGTCTTCGGCGTCGTCGCCCTCGGGATGGCCGAGGAGCTCGTCCTCCCCGCCTTCGGCGAGGGTCCGGCGAAGCTGGCCGGTGCGCTCGCCTTCGCCATCGGCGTCGTGTTCCTCGTGGTGGGTCGCTCGGAGCTCTTCACCGAGAACTTCTTCGACCCTGTCGCGAAGGCGATCGACGCGCGGCGCAGGAGCACGTGGCTCCGTCTCCTGCGTCTGTGGGGTGTCGTCCTCGTCCTGAACTTCGTCGGGGGTGCGGTGATGGCCTTCGTCTTCAGCGTCGACGGCACGCTGCCCGAGGGCGCCCACGACGCCCTCGACCGCGTGGCGGAGGAGATCGCCGCGAAGAGCGACCTCGCCACGTTCACCCGCGGGGTCGCCGCGGGGACGCTCCTCACGCTCCTGTCGTACCTTCTCAACGCCGTGGACTCGGTCGGTCCGCGCATCGCCCTCGCCTACGCCGTGGGCTTCTTCCTCGCCCTCGGACCGTTCGACCACGTGGTCGTGTCGGGGCTCCACGTCCTCATGGGGGTGTGGCTCGACGGTGCGGTCGGGTACGCGGACGTCCTCCGCAACGTCGTCCTGGCCGGGGCCGGCAACCTCGCCGGCGGCCTCCTCCTCATGACGCTCACCCACACCGCGCAGGTGAGGGGCTGA